One Arthrobacter sp. B3I4 genomic window, TCTCGTGCTGCTTGTGCTTTCAGGGCTACGGCCAAATCGTTCCGAGCAACGCAGCAACGGCTGCGTCCCGCTCCTCGATCTTAGGCGGGTCTGACCGGTTCCCGCGTTTTATCCACAGGAAGTACTCGACGTTTCCGTTCTGGCCTGGCAGCGGGCTTTCCGCCAATCCCATGAGGTCCAGGCCCGCATCCAGCGCGGCGGCAGCCACCTTGGTGACAGCCAGCCGGCGTTCCCGCTGGGAGGTAACCACGCCGGTTCGGCCCAGCCGGTCCTTGCCGATTTCGAACTGCGGCTTGACCATCAGCACGAGGTCCCCGCCAGGCTCGGTGCAGGCGGCGAGCGGTGCCAGCACAAGGGTTAGTGAGATGAAGGATAAATCTGCCACTGTCAGCGCCACAGGACCACCGATGAGCTGCGGCGTGAGGTACCGGACGTTGAGGCCTTCATGGACCGAGACGCGAGGGTCCTGGCGGAGCTGCGGCACCAGCTGGTCGTGGCCGACGTCGACGGCGACGACGTGGAGCGCCCCGCGGCGCAGCAGCACCTCGGTGAAACCGCCGGTGGACGCTCCGGCGTCCAGGCAGCGTTTACCCTCCACGGCGACGGCGGGGAAAGCATCCAGCGCACCGGCGAGCTTGTGCGCGGCTCGGCTGACGTAGTCATCTTCCGCGGTGTTGGCGACGTCGAGGACCGTGCTTTCCTGGACCTGCAGCGAAGCTTTGGCCAGCACCTCTCCGCCTGAGCTCACTTTGCCTTCGCTGATCAGCCGCGCCGCGTGGGTGCGGGACCTGGCCAGCCCGCGGCCGACCAGGGCCTGGTCGAGCCGGGTCATGGGTGCGGGTCCCCCGTTGCCTGGGCCGCCACGTCCTCGTTCAGGGCTTCCACCAGTCCGTTGTGCAGGCCTTCGTATACCTCGCTGTGCGCCGACACCGGCAGCCCGGGCAGGCCGTCCAGGCGAACTAGCAAGGCGTCTACCGCAGCGTCGCCGGTCACCGGCTGCGCCGCGTCCGGCCACTGGACCCGCACGTCCTGGCTCTCCGGCTGGGCGTTCGTGGGTTGGCTCTGCTCGGTCATGCTCTCCAGTCTAGTGATCCAGCCACTCAAGACCCGGTGCGAGCGGAGCAGGTGTCTCCGGATTGGCGGTCCACCAGGCGGCGCACGCGGCCCGCCACGAGTCAAGGTCGGCCGGGTCTCCGGTGATGCGCACCGTCGTCCCGTCCACGTCGGCGGTGGCGCGGCCGCAGCGGAAGCGTCCGTCGCCGTCGTGCTCCACTGTCGGGTAGGGGAGGTAGAGGTCGGTCAGGTCGTTGATGAGGAATGTCGGCCGTTCCCGCGTCCGCGCGGCGAGTACGGATTCCCGCGAGTCGACGCCCGTCAGCACTGCCACGGTGGCGAAGCCGGCGTTGTTGCCGCCAAGAATGTCGGTATCCAGCCGGTCCCCGACAACCAGCGGGCGGTCGGCGGCCAGGCGTTTTGCGGCGGCGTGGAACAGCGGCGCCTCCGGCTTGCCGGCGACGAGAGGCTGCCGGCCGGTTGCTGCAGCGACGGCGGCGACCAGCGTGCCGTTGCCCGGTGCGATCCCGCGGGCCTGCGGAATGGTCAGGTCCGTGTTGGTAGCCACCCACAGGGCGCCGCCGGCCACCACGTAGGCGGCCTCAGCCAGATCGCTCCAGCCGACGTTGGGGTGGAAGCCCTGGACGACGGCGACCGGGTCCTCGGATCCGCTGCGCACCGGAACCAGGCCGGCCAGTTTGATTTCGCGGGCCAGGGCGTCGCCACCGGTGATCAGCACACGCGCGCCGGAAGGCAACTTCGAGGCGAGCAGTCCGGCAGCTGCCTGCGAGGAGCTGACGACCTGCTCGTCCTCCGCGGGGGCGCCGAGGTCGCGCAGGTGCTGCGCCACCTCGGCGGGCGTGCGCGAGGCATTGTTCGTCACGTAGCCCAGCCCCACGCCGATCTCCGCAAGCCTGCTCAGCGAGTCCACGGCCCCCGGAATGGCGTTCGGGCCCGCATAGACCACTCCGTCCAGGTCGGCGAGGAGCGCGTCGAACCGTGAAATCAGCTGTACTTCCGCCATTGCTGCCTAGTCCTCGGTGTGGACCGGCTCCGCGGACTCTTCGTCCTGGGCCTGCCCGGGTTCCAGTTCGTCCGCCTCCACGGAATCCTCGTCGGATTCGGCGTCGTTGGATTCGAAGAAGTCGGGTTCCTCGTCGTCGGAACCCGTTTCAAGGTCGCGGGCCGCGGAGTGCCCGGCGGTCTCGGGGAGGCCTGCTGCCGCTTCGGCGCTGGCGGCGCGGGGTGCTTCCTCCTGGGCGACAGCGGCAGACTGCCGGTCAGCCTGTTCCTGCAGGATCCGACGTCGCCGCTGCTCTTCGCGGGCTTCCTCTTCCTCATCCCAGCCGAGGTCGATGATGTCCGGCTCCTCATCGACGCCCATCCCGAGGGCATTTTCGGCGACGACGGCCTGACGCTGCCATTTCGCGGCTTCAGCTTCACGGCCGACTGCCGTCAGGGCGTCAGCGTAGGCGCGGAACAACCGGGGGCTGTAGGAGAAGGCCCGGTTGATGTCCAGCTGTGCGATTTCCAGCTCTGAAACGGCCGCGTCGAGCTGCTCCAGGTCGCTGCGGGCTCCGGCTGCGACGATGGCCAGTTCGACCTTTCCGGGAGCG contains:
- a CDS encoding TlyA family RNA methyltransferase, yielding MTRLDQALVGRGLARSRTHAARLISEGKVSSGGEVLAKASLQVQESTVLDVANTAEDDYVSRAAHKLAGALDAFPAVAVEGKRCLDAGASTGGFTEVLLRRGALHVVAVDVGHDQLVPQLRQDPRVSVHEGLNVRYLTPQLIGGPVALTVADLSFISLTLVLAPLAACTEPGGDLVLMVKPQFEIGKDRLGRTGVVTSQRERRLAVTKVAAAALDAGLDLMGLAESPLPGQNGNVEYFLWIKRGNRSDPPKIEERDAAVAALLGTIWP
- a CDS encoding HAD-IIA family hydrolase — encoded protein: MAEVQLISRFDALLADLDGVVYAGPNAIPGAVDSLSRLAEIGVGLGYVTNNASRTPAEVAQHLRDLGAPAEDEQVVSSSQAAAGLLASKLPSGARVLITGGDALAREIKLAGLVPVRSGSEDPVAVVQGFHPNVGWSDLAEAAYVVAGGALWVATNTDLTIPQARGIAPGNGTLVAAVAAATGRQPLVAGKPEAPLFHAAAKRLAADRPLVVGDRLDTDILGGNNAGFATVAVLTGVDSRESVLAARTRERPTFLINDLTDLYLPYPTVEHDGDGRFRCGRATADVDGTTVRITGDPADLDSWRAACAAWWTANPETPAPLAPGLEWLDH